The following nucleotide sequence is from Penicillium digitatum chromosome 5, complete sequence.
TTTTGCTCGTAGAGCCCCCAGTCAGTGTTGACCAGAAGCCTTTAGAAGGTTTTTCCTCTTTGGGGGCTTCTATAGCTTTCGTGGTCTTGTTTGCGCCCTTAGAGGTGTTAGGGACTAGCTCCGCCCAAATATCGTCGGTATTATCATAGAAAGCTTCCGGCTCTGGGGTCAAGCCCAGGGAAGGAGGTGTCGGCGCACGTGGGGGAGGTTCTTGTATATCCTTGCTCTTCATTTTTTTCTTGTCCTTCACTAGCCCCCAAATGCCCCAAGATCCCTCTTCGACCGGTTGTTTTGTTTCAAGCTCGGGCGAAGGATCTGGCTCAGACTCAGGCACTGTATCTGGTTCTGGCTCTGGCTCCGGTTTAACAACCGATTCGGGCACTTCTTTATGTGGCAGTTCTGATGGCAGCTCGAAATCCTTGCCTGGGATCGGAAGGCCCTTCCGCACTAGttgtttctctctcttcttacGTTCTTTAGACGATATCTCACGCCAATTCGCGTATAGAGGCTCATCAGGGACCTTTGGCGCCTCTGGCTCGGGTTCTGGCTCGGGTTCTAGTTCTGGATCTGGATTGGGTTCTGCCTCAGGTACTGGCTCGGTTTTGCCTTtgcctttcttcttgtccttTAAGGAAACACCCAAAGCGGTTAAAATATCAACTGGCTCTGTTACTTTTGCCAGTGGTTCATCGATAATAGGCTCCGGGTCAGCTAAAGGATcagtcttctttttcttcttgtctttggTCTTCAGTGGAAagccccaaccccaaccagTATCTGCTTCGGCTGGTTTCTCAGTCTCCTCAATCACCGGTTCAGGTTCTGGCTCGGGTACAGccgctgctgctgctgccgctGCCTCAGCCTTGGCTGCTTCCTGCTCTGCTGCCTCTTTTGCTGCTGCTTCCTGGTCTGCTGCCACCTTTGCTGCCgcttcatcttcgtctttgtatttcttctccatctccttctTCGCTTTACGCTGCTCTTTTTTGGAGAGATTTAAATACCAGGCTTTCTGCGTGAAATCAACTCTGGGTGCAGGCGGAGGGAGAGGAGCAGGAGCCTCCGGTTCAGGCTCCATCTCCTTTTTGCCCTTGCTCACATCCCAACCTGCTCCCCGGTCATCTTCTGGCTTGGTTTTGACGGACGCTGATTTCAAGTCGAAATCGAAATCGCCAATATCCTTGGAGGTTGCTCCCCAGGGGTTTTTGTCCTTGGATACGTCATTGGAGGGAGGGTCTCCAACAGGATCAAGCTTGCTACCGGTAACCCAGCTTTTGCCCCATCCTCCGAAGCTGAAACCACTTCCGCCAGTCTTTGGGGCCGGACTATCGAGTTTCAAGTCCAATTGCGGTACGCCTTGGTCCAGACTTACGTCCTGGAACCCCCCAGGAGGTGCAGCTTCACCCTGTAATTATACTTAGACGCCCGTCTTGCACGTTGGAAGAGGATGGTCTTACCTttgctttcttctttttccctaAATTCGTGAAGGCAGCCCACGAGTTATTGCCCCCACCCCCCCCGTCATCTTCAGACCAGCTAAGATCTTTGGCAGCAGAGTCTTCAGCGGCCTTTcgctctttttcctctttggcttgtctctcttcttcttccctggcttttctctcttcctcttccttcgcttttttctcttcctcttcctcctccgctttcttcttcttgtccttCTTTCCGCTCCAATTCCAAGTACCCCAATCGTCACCACCATCTCCCCCGTCACCGCTTCCAGCCCCGTTTGAATCACCACCAGCTCCACCGTCACCGGTGGAATTGTCGTCTCCTCCATTAGCCCCGCCTTCCGGTGGTGGCGGTGGAGGAGGGGGAGAAGGAGGCGGTGCTGCTTTCTTGGCCACCGGCTTTTTCTTCTTATGTTCCCTGATACCGGTaaagttctcaaaatcaATGCCTGAATCTAGTATGCGATCTTCCAGCAGCGAGGATAATGATTTCTGTAATGTTTGACGACTTTTTGGCGCGAATGAAAGAGTTGTTGATTTGCGATGCGCAAGTGGAGGCAGCGCGGAGTATTCAGGAGGGAGATCATCGATCACATCGTTGTAGGAAGGCGGTGGTTGGTCGTACGACGGTGGCTCTGACAAGCGAGTCGGAGAGCAAGAACTCAATCCGGTGACCAATCCCACTTTTTGGTGCACCAGGTTATCTGTCAAGCAAAATCCCACCAGCTCAGTCGAAAAAAGAGTCCAGACCTTCTCGAGGTGTTTGTCATCCATTCGCAGGTTTCGTGTGTTGTGTGCGACATCCTCCGCTGCGCTGGTCTTCCCCGCACATGTGCGATAAGATCCCTCAATCGCTTCCATGTCGTGGGTCACATGCGCCGAGTTTACAGTCGATCCGATCACTGTTGTGGCAACTCAGCGATGTCGAATAGCAAATGCATCGGTGGGTGGGGTGGATCCGAGTCCTGGTGGGGAATGTTGTCCCAATCGATAATAAACGGTGGCTATTTTCGCGCGGAGTCTTGAGATTAGGATATCAGCGTGGTGAAGTTGCGCGAGCGCGTGTTGTACAGAATATCAAGTTAAATTTAAGTCAGTTAGCCTCCCTGAACGACCGGCGCAAATTTCGGGTGTTTTTGGATGCTGATAAGTGATGATGGATTCAAATACGGTGTGACAGTCTGTAGAACTGTGCCTGTGGTATACTGAACTCAAAGAAATTTCAAGGAGTCAAGGGAGTCAAGGGGGAAAAAATGGAAAAGTTAGACTCTTCTGGAGAGGCAGGGATAAGTTCAGGCGGTGGAGGTAAAGATCATCCCATTTATGTTGTGGCCCGCAAAGTTAAAATGTATGTATGTTGTtatgtgctccgtactcggCACAATGTACTTGTTCAATGTTGTTATTGCATTGATGTGAtcgaggatatcttgagacTTAGCATGGAAAATGAGTCACTCAATCTTGAATAACATATCATATTTGGTTTTGCTTGGATTTGTGTCAATCCCCTATGAGATGGCAGGCAAATATATAGATGGCTGGGAACACACACCCATGACTCAAAAGCACACCTCCACGAATCGTGGAGTAACAGCACTCCCTtaaaaaattgaaaagctGTAGTCCGTACTCTGTACATATCTACATAGGTGTGGTTTTATTTCCTCTACAATCTGCATGGCATAGTCGAGAGATCAACAACCCCATGTTGCACAGACCCCGCGACAACAGTTCTCCGATTCCATGGTTCTCAACCTCAAGTCCGTGGGTTGCGTGAAGATAGGTTGTGCAGTACCGTGGTACTGCACCCAACGTTAAAGTCCAATTATATAGAAGAAAGTACGCGAAATGTTGCGACAATTTCAAACCCTAAATGCAGGGGCTTCGTTATCTTGGTTGCACATCATGTACAACATGGTTCCGTTTGGTCCTGCAATGCTCGTATTTTTTTTACACTCGGGCTAGAACCATGAACCACATGTGTTTTACAAATGCTGCACAGAACACTCCGCATCTTGAACTCCgaaagtacaacatactgcAAAATTCCCCACAAGCCCAACTTACTCGATGAATGTCCCAGACCAAAAAGGTCACCTGCAAGCGCAACCCATCCTGCGCACACCGCCACTTGAGCTtcagagagaaaaaaataaTGGCCCAGTGCGGGGTTGATGGTGAGTCTGCGGGATAAAGGAAGAATTAAAATGGGGGTTTTCTGCCTGACTCATTCATTTAATGCAGACAATTTTACTGCGCAGAGTGAATTGAATTGGCTTGGAGGTGGTAAACTCTCCATTGATTCGTTATGATATCGTATTGCAGGGTTACCACAGCTCGAACAATCAAAAACAATCAATACAGCGAGAAAGTTCGACAGGACGAACTACAATGCAGCAGGGAAACGTGAATCATGCCATATGGGAACCTGAAAACAGCTCACGATAAACAAGCTTGGAAAGTCCGAAGTGAGCTAACCGTTTTgcgaaagaaagaaacctcaTCTAGGTCAGTATCATCCCAATGGAAGTCACCGGTACAAATCAGGTTCGGGGTTTAGGCTCAGGTTCAATTGTAGTCTTCCGGTGATTTATACAGAGCGCTCTTGGGTGCTGGGACTCCGTACACCTCCTCGTGCTCTCTCTCATACCGTTGGCGATCTTCGACTTGCAACTTGTGGTAGCGCTAGATTCGTGGTCAGCGGCTGCAATCCGGTATACATGGCTCTGCCAAGGGTCCTTACATCTTTCTCCGATTGGGGTAGTTTATTCCATTCATCTGAAATGGCTCCAAAAGTCTCTGTGCCAGGCTTTCCCTGGTAGCCAAAGGTATCGACACGGTCCTTCACGAATATAATGTATGCGGAGTTGGGTATTTTGGGCAAGCGGTCATCTTTGATGGAAGCATAGTTCTTGTCGCCAATTCGTGAAAGAGTTAGGCGGGCAGTGTTGGCATCCCTGATCTGGCGAGGTGTGTGTGACTTGACCCACGCGTCGTAGGCAGCGGCGTTAGCGGCTATGTTCGCTCTGGCCTGAGCTTGGAGTCTCTGGATTTGGTAGATTAGAATGCCGCTCCTGACGTACACGGAGAAGCTCAAGGACACATACCTCCTCATCTTGAGGATCAAGGGATTTCGCATGCGCCACACCAATTAAGAATCCTTCCTTAGCCGGGTATTGACCTTTGATCTCGCGCATCTTCTCAATGAAAGCTAGAGTGTAGGCAGAAGTGGGCAGCTTTTTGGGCCGCGTGATCAGGGCAGTCGCCTTGAGCTCTTTTATCTGAGCCCGAAGTTCcttgatcttccttttttccTGTTCTTCCTCGCTGAGGGCATCCTTCTTCGTTTTTTTATCGGCCCTTCTAGACCCATTCGCTTTGGGTGTCTTGCTCGTCTTGAGAGGGGTTGAGATAGTCGCGAATGAGTTAGATTGGAACAGAGATTGGAATTGTGAAGGTGTCGGACCACGGTGAGCTGCCAGACAGATGCGACCAAGCTGATTCTGCAAGTCGCTCACGCCAGTACGAGGAGAGAGAGCACCGCGGTGCAGGGTGCGGAGGAAGCCCCCCCGAGCTGCGGACTGCCAAGACATGAAGTGACTGTCGACGTAGAACTTGTTGTAGCGAGGTTTAGTAAAAAAACGAGACAAAATTGCGATTGAGTTTTCCAAAGCTCAGAATCGACAAGAGGCGCTGTTGACGC
It contains:
- a CDS encoding HMG box protein, putative gives rise to the protein MSWQSAARGGFLRTLHRGALSPRTGVSDLQNQLGRICLAAHRGPTPSQFQSLFQSNSFATISTPLKTSKTPKANGSRRADKKTKKDALSEEEQEKRKIKELRAQIKELKATALITRPKKLPTSAYTLAFIEKMREIKGQYPAKEGFLIGVAHAKSLDPQDEERLQAQARANIAANAAAYDAWVKSHTPRQIRDANTARLTLSRIGDKNYASIKDDRLPKIPNSAYIIFVKDRVDTFGYQGKPGTETFGAISDEWNKLPQSEKDRYHKLQVEDRQRYEREHEEVYGVPAPKSALYKSPEDYN